A single genomic interval of Sporohalobacter salinus harbors:
- a CDS encoding tetratricopeptide repeat protein codes for MTRGIDYGEELIPEVTDSDIKVAVYNNIAILYNRKQNLDKAIDYYTKAIKIDENDYLAHLNRGLTYIDMGEIDKALEDLNKCIVIDERRNIAYYKAHAFYEQNKYKEALEVIKKYRKIVGEIKNLDIKKLEKKIIRKQGK; via the coding sequence GTGACTAGAGGAATTGATTATGGAGAAGAGTTAATTCCAGAAGTAACTGATTCTGATATAAAGGTTGCAGTATATAATAATATAGCGATTTTATATAATAGAAAACAAAATTTAGATAAAGCGATAGATTATTATACTAAAGCAATAAAAATAGATGAAAATGATTATTTAGCCCATCTTAATAGAGGTTTAACTTATATAGATATGGGAGAAATCGATAAAGCATTAGAAGATTTAAATAAGTGTATTGTAATAGATGAAAGACGCAATATAGCTTATTATAAAGCTCATGCTTTTTATGAACAGAATAAATATAAAGAAGCTTTAGAAGTAATAAAGAAATATAGAAAGATAGTAGGCGAAATTAAGAATCTAGATATTAAAAAACTGGAGAAAAAGATTATAAGAAAGCAAGGGAAATAA